The nucleotide window GTTTATAATGGCAGCTTTCCCTAAAAGGGTGTAGTGGTTTCCCAGCTGTACCATGTGCAAGCTTAAGGTTTTGCCTTCCGAAAGGAGTGTTCCTTTTCCCTGCTTTTTTAAGTACTGCCCTTAAACTTAGCTGAAATTCAGCATCTGTCCAGCTATTCCCTTAGGGTTTGTGTTACGTCCCACCTCTCTCCATGGTTTTTAGACGGCACATCATCTGTGAGCTGCAGTTTGTGGCACAAGGGGTACTCATATAATGCTTGTTGGTGGTGATGAGAATTAGGCTGGGGGGCCATAAACGGGAGTTCTTGGGACATTTGGGCCACAGGGTATTGTCTGAAGGGTCTCTCTCTTCCCAGCAGAGGTCCCCCTTGTTGGAAGTGAAGGGGAACATAGAGCTGAAGAGAGCCCTGGCCAAGGCCCCTTCCCGGCTCCCCCTCCCGGGAAGCAGGCTGAAGAGGGGTCCCGACCAGATGGAGGAGGACTTGGAGCCTGAGAAGGTGAGCTGGGTTTGGAAAtccatgtacgtgtgtgtgtgtgtgtgtgtgtgtgtgtgtgtgtgtgtgtgtgtgtgtgtgtgtgagctgggTTTGGAAAtccatgtacgtgtgtgtgtgtgtgtgtgtgtgtgtgtgtgtgtgtgtgtgtgtgtgtgtgtgtgtaaaaccaTCAGAGGGTAATCATGGACTCCACCCCCCATCCTTGTCTTTCCCCAGAAAAGGAAACGAGGCCTGGGCACCAAAGTGGCCACGTCCCGCCCCAGAGCAACGGCCCTCACCACTGTGCCACAGACACAAGGCCAGACCGCaggtgggctccagggcacaaaGTCCAGTTCTCTTCaactcacttctttctttttctttttcttttctttcaatcttAGCTtattttgaataggtaatatgTTTTACTTGTTTCAAAATTCCGAAGGCACGAAAGTTGTTATACAGTGAAAAATCTCCCTCCTGCCCATGTTCCCCAGGCACCCAGTCCCCCAACCAGGGGCAACTGTGAGTCCTTCCAGGGATGTTCTGTGGGTTTGCAAGCAAATATGGGCATGTTCCCCAACATGTTTTACACACATGCTAGCGTACTTTACATACACCTGGTTCTGCCCCCTTGCTCTTTTTGCTTGTCTTGGTCCAACTTGTTTCTTGGCTTGTTGGTCCTAGGAAGGATATCTCTAGGAGTTGGTCAGATTTAAGGGAAGAAGGAAGTTATCTTATTTCTTCTAATCCTCTGAAAAAGCAGCTCCTCTGCCTTCGGCCCAGTCAGAGTACATGCCACCCTGAGAATCATGACTCTGCTTTTCTTCTGTCCAATTTCCCGACAGTGCCGAAAGTTCCCAGGAAGACAGGACCCCCATGTTCCACAGCTATCGCCACAGGTAACAGTGCTTAAGACCTGGGGCTGAGAAGGGATTGGGGGTAAAGGGAGAAGGATGGAGGTGGAGGGACCCTGATGCTGTAATTCCTTATGTCACCTCCCCAATTCTCTAGTGCTGAAGAATCAGAAGCCAGGCCCTGCTGTTCCTGCCCAGAAGCCTGGCAGTAGGTGACCAAATATAATCCTTGGGTGAGAGGCTGGGATAGGGAAGAGGAGGTGGTGAGTACCTAGAAAAATCCTTTTGGTCTCTTCCCTGTCTGAAGAAGAAGGAGTTGGAGGGTCAGGTGTGGAGGCGCTAAAGGctaggagggaggagagagcgaGACAGAGCCAAGAGTTCCCTGACCTTTGTCTTTTCTGTGCCCATCTTAGCAACAGCTGCTCCTCCTGTGGTGGGAAGGAAGAAACCCAGCAAACGTCCAGCCTGGGACTTAAAGGGTCAGTTATGTGACCTAAACGCAGAGCTGAAATGCTGCCGTGAGAGGACCCAGATGTTGGACCAGGAGAACCAACAGCTGCGGAACCAGCTCAGGGAGGCCCAGCAACAGGCCACGGCCCTGGGGACAGAGCGCAGGACACTGGAAGAGGAGTTGGCCAGGGTGCGGGCCCAGGCTGAGCAGGGCCAACAGGAGCTGGGGAACCTGAGCACTCTGGTCCTAGAGCTGGAAGAGCGGCTGGGCACGCAGGAGGGCTTAGTGCAAGAGCTCCAGAAAGAACAGCTGGAACTGCAGGAGGAGCGGAGGGGGCTGGCTGCCCAGCTGGAGGAGCAGGAGGTAAGGGCCAGCTTCTCGCCAAATGCTGACCCTTCTTTCTAGGTTGCCCGGAAGTCACTTTGGGCTTTGAATCCCTGACCACCTCTCTCTGGCAGTACACCTCCGTCCCCTACCCTGCTCCCCCgtcgcccccacccccgcccactcCTGACTCTGTCTTGCTTTCTGCCCCACTTCACCCTATCCTGACTCTGTTTCCGTATCTTCCTCGGGTCTGTATCGCCTCTACTTCTCtgccccctttcttctttctctgttttcctgaTAAAAATTCCCACgcattctctctccttctcatcCATTTGACTCCTTGGCGAGCACCAACTAGATTGCATTACTTGTAGTCTCTCAAATGACTCGATTCTCAATTCAGGGCATTTTGCATATACACGTCCCTCTTTGTGGAATATTCTTTCTGCACTCCATCCTTCCCTTGGTCCACTCCCATACTTTTTGGGTGTCAGCCTAGATATCATTCCCCTTGTGCCCCTTCTGGATGCTCCCATAGCACTCCCCATTCTAGTACTATGATTCCTATTTCCTTATCTCTTTCTTTACCAGTCTGTGAAGTCCTtgggggcagggcccagcccacctcccacccccacatCCCATCATGACTTGTTCTTGTTCTTGTTCTTGGTTGCATCTCACCCTCTGTGTCTGCTCTGTTCTGGACAGAGGAGGCTACAGGCATCAGAAACTGCTCTGTCGGGCAGCCAAGCAGAGGTGGCATCCCTGCGCCAGGAGGCTGCAGCCCAGGCGGACTTACTGGCTAACCGGGAAGAACGTCTCCATGGGCTTGAGATGGAACGCCGGCGGCTACACAACCAGCTGCAGGAACTCAAAGGCAATGTCCGTGTCTTCTGCCGGGTCCGCCCCGTCCTTCCAGGGGagtccaccccaccccctggcttTCTGCTATTTCCCTCCGGCCCCAGCGGGCCCTCCGACCCTCCAACCCGACTCAGCCTCTCCCGGTCTGACGAGCGGCGTGGGACCCTGAGTGGGGCGCCAGCTGCCCCCACCCGCCATGACTTCTCCTTTGACCGGGTATTCCCACCAGGGAGTGGACAGGACGAAGTGTTTGAAGAGATTTCCATGCTTGTCCAGTCAGCCCTGGATGGCTACCCAGTATGCATCTTTGCCTACGGCCAGACAGGCAGTGGCAAGACCTTCACCATGGAGGGTGGGCCTGGGGGAGACCCCCAGGTGGAGGGGCTGATCCCTCGGGCCCTGCGGCACCTCTTTTCTGTGGCCCAGGAGCTACGTGGCCAGGGCTGGACCTACAGCTTTGTGGCAAGTTACGTAGAGATCTACAACGAGACTGTCCGAGACCTGCTGGCCACTGGGACCCGGAAGGGCCATGGGGGTGAGTGTGAGATTCGCCGGGCAGGGCCGGGGAGCGAGGAGCTTACTGTCACCAACGCCCGATATGTTCCTGTCTCCTGTGAGAGAGAGGTAAGTGCTGAGGGCCACTAGCCTGGACACTGGGGAGGCATGGGCAGGGTGACAAGGATGGAGGTGGATGAGCAGGGGGAGGAGAACGCTGAGGATGAGGAAGGGTGAGTGGTGAGGGGTAGGTTGCATATTCAGTTTTGGCTGGTGGGCTATGAGGTGCATCCGCCTTTGTGGAACCAAGGAGTGGAGAGAAGTGATGGGCCTGCTGAAGCGGGTGCCACTGGGCCCTGCCCGTCAATCTCAGGTCTCACCTCTGCCCACTCTTCTTGCTCAGTTCATGACATCCATGCTGGCCTCCCACCTGTTCCTCAGCCTGCTCGTCACACCCTCAgatcagggcctttgcacgtgctgtctCCTTTGCCTGAACATTCCTGCTCCTCTCCTGGAAGAGCTTGCTCCCTCGCTTAAGATTTTAAGGCATTGAGGCCATCCctgaccattcttttttttttttttccctaacttggccgcactgcacagcttgtgagatcttagttccccaaccagggattgaacccggaccccggcagtgaaagcacagagtcctaagcactagaccaccagggaattcccgctgGCCATCCTTTCTAAAATTGCAACCCTCACCCTCACACactacttttctgttttattttactccTTAGTACTCTCAGACGCACTGtgtattttacttattcttttgcTGGCTAGAAAGAAAGCATCAGGAGGGCAGGTGCTGAGTCTTACTCATCGCCTTACCTGACCTAGCTATGTACTGACTTCTACCTGCCTTTGCCTCTT belongs to Orcinus orca chromosome 10, mOrcOrc1.1, whole genome shotgun sequence and includes:
- the KIFC1 gene encoding kinesin-like protein KIFC1 isoform X1, translated to MEPQQRSPLLEVKGNIELKRALAKAPSRLPLPGSRLKRGPDQMEEDLEPEKKRKRGLGTKVATSRPRATALTTVPQTQGQTAVPKVPRKTGPPCSTAIATVLKNQKPGPAVPAQKPGTTAAPPVVGRKKPSKRPAWDLKGQLCDLNAELKCCRERTQMLDQENQQLRNQLREAQQQATALGTERRTLEEELARVRAQAEQGQQELGNLSTLVLELEERLGTQEGLVQELQKEQLELQEERRGLAAQLEEQERRLQASETALSGSQAEVASLRQEAAAQADLLANREERLHGLEMERRRLHNQLQELKGNVRVFCRVRPVLPGESTPPPGFLLFPSGPSGPSDPPTRLSLSRSDERRGTLSGAPAAPTRHDFSFDRVFPPGSGQDEVFEEISMLVQSALDGYPVCIFAYGQTGSGKTFTMEGGPGGDPQVEGLIPRALRHLFSVAQELRGQGWTYSFVASYVEIYNETVRDLLATGTRKGHGGECEIRRAGPGSEELTVTNARYVPVSCEREVEALLHLARQNRAVARTAQNERSSRSHSVFQLQISGEHAGRGLQCAAPLSLVDLAGSERLDPGLALGPGERERLRETQAINSSLSTLGLVIMALSNKESHVPYRNSKLTYLLQNSLGGSAKMLMFVNISPLEENVSESLNSLRFASKVNQCVIGTAQANRK
- the KIFC1 gene encoding kinesin-like protein KIFC1 isoform X2, whose amino-acid sequence is MEPQRSPLLEVKGNIELKRALAKAPSRLPLPGSRLKRGPDQMEEDLEPEKKRKRGLGTKVATSRPRATALTTVPQTQGQTAVPKVPRKTGPPCSTAIATVLKNQKPGPAVPAQKPGTTAAPPVVGRKKPSKRPAWDLKGQLCDLNAELKCCRERTQMLDQENQQLRNQLREAQQQATALGTERRTLEEELARVRAQAEQGQQELGNLSTLVLELEERLGTQEGLVQELQKEQLELQEERRGLAAQLEEQERRLQASETALSGSQAEVASLRQEAAAQADLLANREERLHGLEMERRRLHNQLQELKGNVRVFCRVRPVLPGESTPPPGFLLFPSGPSGPSDPPTRLSLSRSDERRGTLSGAPAAPTRHDFSFDRVFPPGSGQDEVFEEISMLVQSALDGYPVCIFAYGQTGSGKTFTMEGGPGGDPQVEGLIPRALRHLFSVAQELRGQGWTYSFVASYVEIYNETVRDLLATGTRKGHGGECEIRRAGPGSEELTVTNARYVPVSCEREVEALLHLARQNRAVARTAQNERSSRSHSVFQLQISGEHAGRGLQCAAPLSLVDLAGSERLDPGLALGPGERERLRETQAINSSLSTLGLVIMALSNKESHVPYRNSKLTYLLQNSLGGSAKMLMFVNISPLEENVSESLNSLRFASKVNQCVIGTAQANRK